ACCGTTTTGCAAGACAACCCAAGCTTAACCGTTAGAGATTGGACAGGACAAAACCCTATTAGAATTGTTTTAGACAAAGACGAAAAGCTACCAAAAGACATGAATGTTTTTAACAAACAAGCAGAAACAATTGTTATAGGTTCAAAAATCCATAACCAAAAACCAAAAACCCAAAATTTGAATTTGGAAGTTATAAATTGGGATTTAAAAACCTCCATAGCAAAACAAATTTGCGACTGCCTGTATAAGCATAGCATCAATTCCATTATTATTGAAGGTGGTGCAAAAACACTACAAACTTTCATTGATGAAAATCTTTGGGATGAAGCTCGTGTTTTTACAGGAACTACTCAATTTAAAAATGGCGTAAAAGCACCTACCTTTTCAGGAAAATTAATTTCTGAAGAAAAAATAGTAACCGATATACTCAAAATATATAAGAATGATTAAAGCCATCATATTCGACTTTGGCAACGTGTTTATCAATTTAGATATTGAAGGCGCGACCAACCATACGTTTAACAAATTTAAGATTGATTCCCTTTCTGAAGAAATGATTGCTTTTAATAGCTTTTATGAACAAGGATTAATTTCAACCGAAGAATTTATTGGGTTTTATAGCGAAAATTTCCCCAATCTTTCAAACGAAGAATTAATAGACATTTGGAATTTTATGCTTAAAGATTTTCCTAATCATCGTCTAGAATTTTTAAAAAACTTAAAAGCAGCTTCAAAATACAAACTCATACTTTTAAGCAATACCAACGAACTTCATATAAATCACATAAAAAGAACAGTTCCGTTTTACGATGAATTCAAAAATTATTTTGATGCATTTTATTTATCGCACGAAATCAATTTAAGAAAACCAAACCGCGATATTTTCGATTTTGTTTTAAGCGAAAATAAATTAAATGCCCACGAATGCCTTTTTATTGATGATAATGAAGATAATTGTAAAATCTCAAAATCGTTAGAGATTAAAACATGGCACATCAATCCAGAAACCGAAGATGTTTCAAATTTATTTAAAATTAAGAAAGATCTATTTTAATTGAGTTTGGTTGAAAAAGACACATACAAAACCATTGAAACGTCAACCGAAGCCATTCTGTTTAAAGAAAAGAATAGCAAGTTTATTGGTTACGCCTACCCCGTTTTAAATGAAGACGAGGTAAAACTTCATATCGAAACATTAAAAAAGGAACATCATGCCGCAAGACA
The genomic region above belongs to Mariniflexile litorale and contains:
- a CDS encoding HAD family phosphatase; this encodes MIKAIIFDFGNVFINLDIEGATNHTFNKFKIDSLSEEMIAFNSFYEQGLISTEEFIGFYSENFPNLSNEELIDIWNFMLKDFPNHRLEFLKNLKAASKYKLILLSNTNELHINHIKRTVPFYDEFKNYFDAFYLSHEINLRKPNRDIFDFVLSENKLNAHECLFIDDNEDNCKISKSLEIKTWHINPETEDVSNLFKIKKDLF